The following proteins come from a genomic window of Vallitaleaceae bacterium 9-2:
- a CDS encoding GerMN domain-containing protein — translation MVKKILLLGLCFLMITGCQASSNRFLQSSSEAQIYLFNEETLDIEPVDLYLKDIIDIQNVNQVTHYVLNMLSQGAKSSSLSPTLKKEVELEYYVFSEGNMLLNFNEAYAQMNSLEELIARSSLVLSLTSFDMISSVEIVVGEEALIDQMGNRIGRMRNEDVYLSMYASANTTVDTQFTIYCPADNRRYLKEKEVTITLHPNKHKEELIVEYLIEESSCQFLPEETKVLDVQIHDTTCYVNFNEQFLTSYLPEGITSPVAIYGIVNTLTELSNISKVQILVEGEIVDNFQGTFPLNVPLSKNFQLVQ, via the coding sequence ATGGTAAAAAAAATACTGCTACTTGGATTATGTTTTTTGATGATTACCGGATGTCAAGCTTCATCTAATCGTTTTCTTCAATCCAGTAGCGAAGCACAGATTTATTTGTTTAATGAAGAGACGCTGGATATTGAACCGGTGGATTTGTATTTAAAAGATATTATTGATATTCAAAATGTCAATCAAGTGACACACTATGTACTTAACATGTTATCCCAAGGTGCCAAAAGCTCATCATTAAGTCCAACATTAAAAAAAGAAGTGGAGCTTGAGTACTACGTATTTAGTGAGGGGAATATGCTTTTGAATTTTAATGAGGCTTATGCTCAGATGAATTCGTTGGAAGAATTAATCGCAAGAAGTTCGCTGGTACTGAGTCTGACATCCTTTGATATGATAAGCTCGGTAGAAATTGTTGTGGGGGAAGAGGCCCTTATTGATCAAATGGGGAATCGTATTGGACGAATGCGAAATGAAGATGTCTATTTATCCATGTATGCATCGGCAAATACTACGGTGGATACTCAATTTACTATTTATTGTCCTGCAGATAATCGACGATATTTAAAAGAAAAAGAAGTGACAATAACGTTGCACCCGAACAAGCACAAAGAAGAGCTTATAGTAGAATACTTAATTGAAGAATCGTCATGTCAGTTTTTGCCGGAAGAGACCAAAGTATTGGATGTGCAAATTCATGATACGACATGCTATGTGAACTTTAACGAACAATTTTTAACCTCATACCTGCCTGAAGGCATTACAAGCCCGGTAGCAATTTATGGGATTGTTAATACACTGACTGAACTGAGTAATATTTCGAAGGTTCAGATTTTAGTTGAAGGTGAAATCGTTGATAACTTTCAAGGAACATTTCCTTTAAATGTACCTTTAAGCAAAAACTTTCAACTTGTTCAATAA